A section of the Tumebacillus amylolyticus genome encodes:
- a CDS encoding PTS sugar transporter subunit IIC encodes MNKLLLFMERTILPVTARVVENRYMQAIRNAFIGSALPMIIVGSIFLIFAIPPLPEGIQDGVLGAINAWLTDARPMLMVPFQLTFGLIAFWVCYGVAESLAKHYKIDGGRVGLMAMATLLVFCLPVGVRQEGHLIGLHAIRLDQFLDNLGAVGLFVSMLTGIGVAELNRFLLRRGLILKMPPAVPPNVSKSFEMMIPAFLAVGGAFLLEWWVTTTFSPHPLDPATALTLPQVVMAKLSFLVQASDTLPSAILQIWLMMLLWAVGIHGMNVVSSVAYPLWQTNLSENIQALGAGEPATHIVSEPFFHMYAHLGGSGATLPLVFFLLRSKVQQLKQVGRVALVPGLFNINEPVVFGVPIALNPILVLPLLLAPTVIVTVNFLAMHTGLVPVPTVQPPLTMPVFLGGFLADGSWRGAVLQGVDLVIAGLIYYPFFKLYEKKISHFADGE; translated from the coding sequence ATGAACAAACTCCTGCTTTTCATGGAACGCACGATTTTGCCCGTGACTGCACGGGTCGTGGAGAACCGCTATATGCAGGCGATCCGCAATGCTTTTATTGGAAGCGCGTTGCCGATGATCATCGTCGGCTCGATTTTCTTGATCTTTGCCATTCCTCCACTGCCCGAAGGCATTCAGGACGGCGTGCTGGGGGCAATCAATGCGTGGTTGACCGACGCTCGACCGATGCTGATGGTTCCGTTTCAGCTCACATTCGGTCTCATTGCGTTCTGGGTCTGCTACGGGGTTGCCGAAAGTCTCGCCAAGCACTACAAGATCGACGGCGGGCGAGTGGGGTTGATGGCGATGGCGACACTGTTGGTGTTCTGCCTGCCGGTGGGCGTTCGACAGGAGGGGCATCTCATCGGATTGCACGCGATCCGGCTCGATCAATTTCTCGACAATCTCGGCGCGGTGGGGCTGTTTGTGTCGATGCTGACCGGCATCGGTGTCGCAGAACTCAATCGCTTTCTGCTCCGGCGCGGATTGATCCTCAAGATGCCGCCCGCCGTCCCGCCGAACGTCTCAAAGTCGTTTGAGATGATGATTCCTGCCTTTCTCGCGGTGGGAGGTGCGTTTCTGCTGGAATGGTGGGTGACGACAACGTTTTCGCCGCACCCGCTCGACCCGGCAACGGCCTTGACCTTGCCGCAGGTCGTCATGGCGAAACTGAGCTTCCTCGTGCAAGCCTCAGATACGTTGCCTTCCGCGATCTTGCAGATTTGGCTGATGATGTTGCTCTGGGCGGTCGGAATCCACGGGATGAACGTCGTTTCTTCGGTCGCCTACCCGCTTTGGCAGACCAACCTCAGTGAGAACATCCAAGCGCTGGGAGCAGGGGAGCCGGCGACACACATCGTGTCGGAGCCGTTTTTTCATATGTATGCGCACTTGGGCGGTTCGGGGGCGACGCTTCCGTTGGTGTTCTTTCTGTTACGATCGAAAGTCCAGCAGTTGAAACAGGTCGGGCGAGTGGCGCTGGTGCCGGGGCTGTTCAACATCAACGAGCCTGTCGTGTTCGGCGTACCGATTGCGTTAAACCCCATCCTCGTCCTGCCGCTCTTGTTGGCTCCCACGGTGATCGTGACGGTGAACTTCCTCGCGATGCACACCGGGCTCGTCCCTGTGCCGACCGTACAACCGCCGCTGACGATGCCGGTGTTTCTCGGAGGCTTTCTCGCGGACGGTTCGTGGCGGGGAGCTGTGTTGCAAGGTGTGGACCTCGTGATCGCAGGGCTGATCTACTATCCGTTCTTCAAACTCTATGAAAAAAAGATCTCTCACTTCGCGGACGGCGAATGA
- a CDS encoding PTS sugar transporter subunit IIB: protein MNSIVLVCSFGLSTSLLVNSMETAAKEAGVQAQIRAIGSNEVQDHVEEADVFLIAPQVRYLMNSIAAHGRPAGVIEGRTYALADGAGALRQALALMEQGV from the coding sequence ATGAACAGCATCGTGTTGGTTTGCTCCTTTGGCCTGTCCACGTCGCTTCTGGTGAACTCGATGGAGACGGCCGCCAAGGAAGCGGGTGTACAAGCGCAGATTCGGGCGATTGGCAGCAATGAAGTCCAGGATCACGTGGAGGAGGCGGATGTGTTCTTGATTGCGCCGCAAGTGCGCTATTTGATGAACTCGATCGCCGCTCACGGTCGCCCGGCCGGCGTGATTGAGGGCCGGACCTACGCGCTCGCCGATGGTGCTGGGGCGTTGCGTCAAGCGCTTGCCTTGATGGAGCAGGGAGTCTGA
- a CDS encoding sigma-54-dependent transcriptional regulator has protein sequence MKRQERVDLLLYNWTTEQFDLDAVGPAHTQGLTAEVTGEQLGIDRSNASRDLNGLVSQKKAIKIGGKPVLFFSYSGLIERLGEGARGQLAHEYGSWLSFADIVSRMRRAVSRNAGQTLVNRRSAFDSLQGRDGSLKKPIELAKAAILYPPDGLHTLLTGPTGVGKTLFADCMFRFAVETERFPDGAPFIAFNCADYANNPQLLLAQLFGVEKGAYTGADRDRPGLVEKADGGVLFLDEVHRLPPEGQEMLFTLLDRGMFRRLGEADTTRKAKIRLVAATTEDVQSSLLITFIRRIPMWIGIPSLEERTLEERFALIHFLFQEESARVQRPFWIASDVLKALLLFDCPANVGQLKSEIQLICARAFLAQMQEENTNLLKVSLGNTSDHVYRGLLKASERRQDLDRLLQNVPKGLLLHGTEGEGPQPDHDGESVYEMLEQQAVELRRRGLNEDELNRVLSGEIDVYFRRFLQRVSRQFESRRHDLAVMVGEEFLQVVEEMFDLASLHMERVFSSQTVFGAALHLRAAVDRLGAGAPLQSPGLANLHVEAPDEYRAAGEMVDFFAERTGIRLPESEVGFVATLLASAVETPQFARIGVIVVAHGASTASSLLETAQQLLGTGHGVAYNVPLEMPTPEVTESLTQLALQVDEGKGVLLLVDMGDLLGVGDWIQANTDLAVRTVPGVTTRLVMDAVRRAAFAPGTTLESLQNGLVQRALGDVTTREEEHSVRRGVLPVVCVTGQGSAMQLKAILEERLVLPEDYELQIVPISITSLEETPERMRKLVGDGPLLAVAGTLNPNLEGVPFVSAQEILTGVGLRRISHLIGSTLQWRIGEEPQTPVWEALIETLRRTVRRVNPYFLVPEIVKALEELAQIWGREIDVDLQIGVTMHLVMAIEHRMQRGVWPTEERGELPPPIQGGDQILHALQSVTDALGIEVPACELGHLWRLLAQGEVVRG, from the coding sequence ATGAAGCGTCAGGAACGAGTCGACCTCTTGCTCTACAATTGGACAACCGAACAATTCGACCTCGACGCAGTCGGTCCCGCTCACACCCAAGGATTGACAGCAGAAGTGACCGGGGAACAGCTTGGCATCGACCGTAGCAACGCCTCCCGGGATTTGAACGGGCTTGTCTCGCAGAAAAAAGCGATCAAGATCGGTGGGAAACCGGTCTTGTTTTTTTCCTATTCAGGATTGATCGAACGTTTGGGCGAAGGCGCACGCGGGCAACTGGCGCATGAGTACGGCTCGTGGCTCAGTTTTGCTGACATCGTCAGCCGCATGCGCCGTGCCGTTTCGAGAAACGCCGGGCAGACGTTGGTCAACCGTCGCTCGGCGTTTGATTCGTTACAGGGACGGGACGGCTCTCTGAAAAAGCCGATCGAGCTCGCCAAAGCGGCGATCCTCTACCCGCCGGACGGATTGCACACATTGTTGACGGGACCGACGGGTGTTGGCAAGACGCTTTTTGCTGATTGTATGTTTCGGTTTGCGGTGGAGACGGAGCGTTTCCCGGATGGGGCGCCGTTCATCGCCTTCAACTGCGCCGACTACGCGAACAACCCGCAACTCCTGCTCGCCCAACTCTTCGGTGTGGAAAAAGGGGCGTATACGGGCGCGGATCGTGACCGCCCCGGACTGGTCGAGAAAGCGGACGGCGGTGTGTTGTTCCTCGACGAGGTTCATCGACTTCCGCCGGAGGGGCAAGAGATGCTGTTCACTCTGCTGGATCGGGGGATGTTTCGCCGACTCGGAGAAGCGGACACGACGCGCAAAGCGAAGATTCGCTTGGTCGCCGCGACGACGGAGGATGTGCAGTCCTCCCTCTTGATCACGTTCATTCGTCGCATTCCGATGTGGATTGGGATTCCTTCGCTTGAGGAACGGACGCTTGAGGAGCGGTTTGCCTTGATTCACTTCCTGTTTCAAGAGGAGAGTGCGCGAGTGCAACGTCCGTTCTGGATTGCGTCAGATGTGCTGAAAGCGCTGCTTTTGTTCGACTGTCCCGCCAACGTCGGGCAACTCAAGAGCGAGATTCAATTGATCTGTGCGCGGGCGTTTCTCGCCCAGATGCAGGAAGAGAACACCAACTTGCTTAAAGTTTCGTTGGGCAACACATCCGACCATGTGTACCGTGGTTTGTTGAAAGCTTCGGAACGGCGACAAGATCTCGATCGGCTCCTGCAAAACGTCCCCAAGGGCTTGTTGCTCCACGGAACCGAGGGAGAGGGTCCACAACCGGATCACGATGGGGAAAGCGTATACGAGATGTTGGAACAACAAGCGGTCGAACTGCGTCGGCGCGGGCTGAACGAGGACGAGCTCAACCGCGTGCTGTCCGGTGAGATCGACGTGTATTTTCGTCGTTTCCTCCAACGGGTGTCGCGACAGTTCGAATCGCGCCGTCATGACTTGGCGGTCATGGTAGGCGAGGAATTCCTGCAAGTGGTCGAGGAGATGTTCGATCTCGCTTCTCTTCATATGGAGCGTGTGTTTTCGTCACAGACCGTTTTTGGCGCCGCTTTGCACTTGCGAGCGGCGGTTGATCGGTTGGGAGCAGGAGCACCCTTGCAGAGCCCGGGGCTAGCGAATTTGCATGTGGAAGCGCCGGATGAGTACCGGGCGGCGGGGGAGATGGTGGACTTTTTTGCAGAACGGACGGGAATTCGACTGCCGGAGAGTGAAGTCGGTTTCGTCGCGACTTTGCTGGCGTCCGCCGTGGAGACCCCGCAGTTTGCTCGCATCGGCGTCATCGTGGTCGCTCATGGTGCGTCGACGGCATCGTCCTTGTTGGAGACGGCTCAGCAATTGCTCGGCACCGGGCACGGCGTTGCGTACAACGTCCCGTTGGAGATGCCGACACCTGAAGTGACGGAGAGTTTGACGCAGTTGGCTCTGCAAGTGGATGAAGGCAAGGGTGTGTTGCTGTTGGTCGACATGGGCGATCTGCTCGGCGTCGGCGATTGGATTCAGGCGAACACCGATCTTGCTGTGCGAACGGTGCCGGGCGTGACGACCCGATTGGTGATGGATGCTGTCCGTCGGGCGGCGTTTGCACCGGGTACGACGCTTGAATCGTTGCAAAACGGATTGGTGCAGCGCGCGCTTGGGGATGTCACGACTCGCGAGGAGGAGCACAGCGTTCGTCGAGGTGTTCTCCCGGTCGTTTGTGTCACAGGTCAAGGATCGGCGATGCAGTTGAAAGCGATCTTGGAAGAGCGCTTGGTGTTGCCGGAGGATTACGAACTCCAAATCGTGCCGATCTCGATCACTTCTTTAGAAGAAACACCGGAGCGGATGCGTAAACTGGTCGGCGACGGCCCGTTGCTCGCAGTGGCGGGGACCTTGAACCCGAACTTGGAGGGAGTCCCGTTCGTCTCGGCGCAGGAGATTCTCACCGGCGTGGGCCTGCGCCGCATCTCGCATCTGATCGGGTCGACGTTGCAATGGAGAATTGGAGAAGAGCCGCAGACGCCGGTGTGGGAAGCGTTGATTGAGACGTTGCGCCGCACCGTGCGCCGGGTCAATCCGTACTTCCTCGTGCCGGAGATTGTGAAAGCACTCGAAGAACTTGCCCAGATCTGGGGGCGCGAGATCGATGTCGATTTGCAAATTGGCGTGACGATGCATCTCGTCATGGCGATTGAACACCGCATGCAACGCGGCGTATGGCCGACCGAAGAACGGGGCGAACTGCCGCCGCCGATTCAAGGGGGCGATCAGATTCTGCACGCGTTGCAGAGCGTGACCGATGCATTAGGAATTGAAGTTCCGGCTTGTGAGTTGGGACATCTCTGGAGATTGTTGGCGCAAGGGGAGGTAGTACGTGGATGA
- a CDS encoding sugar ABC transporter permease, whose protein sequence is MKTEAGLQVEPLRGGLNGRQLLNRYSTLIALAVLFIIANFVSEFFVQPQNLTNITLQIAVNGILAVGMTMVILTGGIDLGVGSVVGLTGVILGMTQGYGVVPAILATLVCGVLIGLWNALFIARFNIPPFIATLGMMTIARGFALYLSNGAAVALDENKFYEQLGTGFLPIHISAVVLGVLFLFVAFIGFKSMRQKSFSVDSVIAFVLSLAGIGLFAWMYLSYQGIPYLVLVFAVIALWGIWVLTQTTFGRYLYAIGGNAKAAYLSGVSVKKNLAKVYVSSAVLASIAGIIMTTRVGSADPNGGNSFELDAVAAAVIGGTSLAGGYGTIGGAMIGAFIIGILNNILILANVNPYFQFIFKGLIIIAAVLLDMKNKQQK, encoded by the coding sequence ATGAAAACCGAAGCCGGTCTCCAAGTCGAGCCCCTTCGCGGCGGTCTGAACGGCCGCCAATTGCTCAACCGTTACTCCACACTGATTGCGCTTGCTGTCCTCTTCATCATCGCGAATTTCGTCTCGGAATTTTTCGTTCAACCGCAGAACTTGACCAATATCACGTTGCAGATCGCCGTCAACGGCATCCTCGCAGTCGGGATGACGATGGTCATCTTGACCGGCGGGATCGACCTCGGCGTCGGCTCTGTCGTGGGACTGACGGGGGTCATCCTCGGCATGACCCAAGGCTATGGCGTCGTGCCTGCCATCTTGGCGACGCTGGTCTGTGGCGTGCTCATCGGTCTCTGGAACGCGCTGTTTATCGCCCGTTTCAACATCCCGCCGTTCATCGCCACGCTTGGGATGATGACGATTGCTCGCGGCTTTGCTCTGTATCTCTCAAACGGTGCTGCCGTCGCGCTCGATGAAAACAAGTTCTACGAGCAATTGGGCACGGGATTCCTGCCGATTCACATCTCGGCGGTTGTGCTCGGAGTTTTGTTCCTGTTCGTTGCGTTCATCGGCTTCAAGTCGATGCGTCAGAAGTCTTTTTCGGTGGATTCGGTTATCGCGTTCGTGCTGTCGCTCGCCGGGATCGGCCTGTTTGCTTGGATGTATTTGAGCTACCAAGGCATTCCGTACCTCGTCCTCGTCTTTGCCGTCATCGCGCTTTGGGGCATTTGGGTTCTGACGCAGACGACGTTCGGTCGCTATCTGTACGCAATCGGCGGCAATGCCAAAGCGGCCTACCTCTCGGGAGTCAGCGTCAAGAAAAACCTCGCCAAAGTCTATGTTTCATCTGCGGTTCTGGCTTCCATCGCCGGGATTATCATGACCACTCGTGTCGGTTCGGCCGACCCGAACGGCGGGAACTCGTTTGAACTCGATGCTGTCGCAGCTGCGGTCATCGGCGGAACTTCGCTTGCGGGCGGCTACGGCACAATCGGCGGTGCGATGATCGGCGCGTTCATCATCGGGATCTTGAACAACATCTTGATCCTCGCCAACGTCAACCCGTACTTCCAATTTATCTTCAAAGGATTGATCATCATCGCCGCCGTGTTGCTCGATATGAAAAACAAGCAACAAAAATAA
- a CDS encoding sugar ABC transporter ATP-binding protein, whose product MIKLEMKGILKEFPGVRALNDVTFTANKGEVLALLGENGAGKSTLMKILSGVYPYGTYEGDILVDGKVCQFANTRAAEHAGIAIIHQELNLIPGLSIAENVFLGREPKKFGTVDWKRMHRETQALLNRLRLPFRPTDLVMTLSVGQQQMIEIAKAISIQAQILVLDEPTSALTDSEVEKLFDVIRELRAEGVTMIYISHKMDEIETICDSITVLRDGTSVGSAATRDVTRNELIAMMVGRDISQMFPKVVSEPGEVLLAIKDYSVKKSTDGFLLHNVNLDVRAGEVVGLAGLMGAGRTELVMSLFGALGLKAEGIVEVGGRAVNIQTPRDAIQAGLALVTEDRKESGLVLSLSVRENTSLVSLRSLSSRLGILDHKQESVLAQRYIEELRTKTPSAEVNVNNLSGGNQQKVVLAKWLATNPKVLILDEPTRGIDVGAKVEIYQLINQLTAAGHAVIMISSELPEVLGMSDRIFVMSEGRIAGELSRADATQESIMKLATKGA is encoded by the coding sequence ATGATCAAGTTGGAAATGAAAGGCATCCTCAAGGAATTCCCCGGCGTCCGCGCTTTGAACGACGTGACATTCACGGCGAACAAAGGCGAAGTGCTGGCTTTGCTCGGAGAGAACGGGGCAGGGAAATCGACCTTGATGAAAATTCTCTCGGGCGTTTATCCGTATGGCACGTACGAAGGCGACATCCTCGTCGACGGCAAGGTCTGCCAATTTGCCAACACCCGCGCGGCGGAACACGCCGGAATCGCGATCATCCACCAAGAATTAAACTTGATTCCCGGCCTCTCGATTGCAGAGAACGTGTTTCTCGGACGGGAGCCCAAGAAGTTTGGAACTGTGGATTGGAAGCGGATGCATCGTGAAACCCAAGCTCTGCTGAACCGCCTGCGCCTGCCGTTTCGCCCGACCGATCTCGTGATGACTCTCTCGGTTGGGCAACAGCAGATGATCGAAATTGCCAAAGCGATTTCCATCCAAGCCCAGATCCTCGTCCTCGATGAACCGACCTCCGCCTTGACCGATTCGGAAGTGGAGAAACTGTTCGACGTTATCCGCGAGTTGCGGGCCGAGGGAGTCACGATGATCTACATTTCGCACAAAATGGACGAAATCGAAACCATTTGTGACTCGATCACCGTCCTGCGAGACGGCACGTCTGTCGGTTCTGCGGCGACGAGAGACGTCACCCGCAATGAGTTGATCGCCATGATGGTCGGCCGCGACATCTCGCAGATGTTTCCGAAAGTCGTCTCCGAACCTGGCGAAGTCCTCCTCGCGATCAAGGACTATTCGGTGAAAAAGTCCACAGACGGCTTTCTGTTACACAACGTCAACCTCGATGTTCGCGCTGGAGAAGTAGTTGGGCTCGCAGGATTGATGGGAGCGGGACGCACGGAATTGGTCATGTCGTTGTTCGGGGCTCTGGGGTTGAAGGCAGAAGGAATCGTTGAAGTCGGAGGTCGTGCCGTGAACATCCAAACTCCGCGCGACGCCATTCAAGCCGGGCTCGCACTGGTCACGGAAGACCGCAAGGAATCCGGGCTGGTGCTGTCGCTCAGCGTGCGAGAGAATACCTCGCTCGTCTCGCTGCGCTCTCTATCCTCACGACTTGGCATCCTCGATCACAAGCAAGAGAGTGTCTTGGCACAGCGATATATCGAAGAACTGCGCACCAAAACACCGTCCGCCGAAGTGAACGTCAACAACCTCTCAGGCGGGAATCAGCAGAAAGTCGTGCTCGCCAAGTGGTTGGCGACCAATCCGAAAGTCCTGATCCTCGACGAGCCGACTCGCGGCATCGATGTGGGGGCGAAAGTCGAAATCTACCAACTGATCAATCAACTGACGGCGGCAGGTCACGCAGTGATCATGATCTCGTCGGAACTGCCGGAAGTGCTCGGCATGAGCGATCGAATTTTCGTCATGTCGGAAGGGCGGATCGCAGGAGAGCTCTCCCGCGCCGACGCCACGCAAGAAAGCATTATGAAACTGGCAACCAAGGGGGCATAA
- a CDS encoding substrate-binding domain-containing protein gives MKKIATLMLSILMVFALVLAGCGSKDSTTASTDSNGKKKIRIGVSVATSQEAVYKFMEQAMRDNTEKDGVELEWVSANNDANKQMGDVENLIAKKVDVIILHAVNTGTAKNIVKKAEAAKIPVVAMDRLPDNAKVTAYVTADSFKVGQTQAEYVLKQLNNKGNVVILEGEAGNSVAKQITDGNKDVIAKNPDVKIIADQPHQGWARDKAMATVENLIAKGEHIDAVLANNSGMAMGAVQALKAKGLIDKTVVIGSDADKDASTSIFHNELRADIDKKPYDLGLGAYKIAVATAKGEKWQDTVKDLGTVSSTDNGEGGKVDVLLTPIKLINKDNVKDMEQRWGKLE, from the coding sequence ATGAAAAAAATCGCAACTCTCATGCTGTCGATCTTGATGGTCTTCGCGCTGGTACTCGCCGGCTGCGGGAGCAAAGACAGCACCACGGCATCGACCGACAGCAACGGCAAGAAAAAAATCCGCATCGGCGTCTCGGTCGCAACTTCTCAAGAAGCGGTCTACAAGTTTATGGAGCAAGCGATGCGCGACAACACCGAAAAAGACGGTGTCGAACTCGAATGGGTTTCCGCAAACAACGACGCCAACAAGCAAATGGGAGACGTCGAAAACCTGATCGCCAAAAAAGTAGACGTCATCATCCTGCATGCCGTGAACACCGGCACAGCGAAAAACATCGTCAAAAAGGCAGAAGCTGCAAAAATCCCGGTCGTCGCGATGGACCGCCTTCCGGATAACGCCAAAGTAACCGCTTACGTAACGGCCGACTCGTTCAAAGTCGGTCAAACGCAAGCTGAATACGTTCTCAAGCAACTCAACAACAAAGGCAATGTCGTCATCCTCGAAGGCGAAGCGGGCAACTCGGTCGCAAAGCAAATCACCGATGGGAACAAAGACGTCATCGCGAAGAACCCGGATGTGAAAATCATCGCCGACCAACCGCACCAAGGTTGGGCGCGTGACAAAGCGATGGCAACCGTCGAAAACCTGATTGCCAAGGGCGAACACATCGACGCCGTCCTCGCCAACAACTCCGGCATGGCGATGGGCGCTGTCCAAGCGCTGAAAGCGAAAGGCCTGATCGACAAAACGGTCGTCATCGGCTCGGACGCGGACAAAGACGCTTCGACCTCGATCTTCCACAACGAGTTGCGTGCAGACATCGACAAGAAACCGTATGACCTCGGCCTTGGCGCGTACAAAATCGCCGTCGCAACCGCGAAGGGCGAAAAATGGCAAGACACCGTCAAGGACCTCGGCACCGTTTCCAGCACCGACAACGGCGAAGGAGGCAAAGTAGACGTTCTGCTCACTCCGATTAAGCTGATCAACAAAGACAACGTCAAAGACATGGAACAACGTTGGGGCAAACTCGAGTAG
- a CDS encoding serine hydrolase translates to MLNALSQQLTERLEAASETFGVSIHHFQSQESFHYNADEVFFAASIIKVPIMAAVFDQASKGQLTMSETMTLRLEDKVTGSGILYYLSPGLQITIWDLVVLMIIESDNTATNMLMDRIGTPTIQACMKEWGMENTRIYNKLSVVPANLQHVNTITPREMTDFMIKLAQSEIVSWKACREMIGILKQQKFNDGIPSLLPTRDEQVGEIPTYEMAHKTGWVSKNEHDSGLLYFPGHTFAISVFTGDVTDHAATRRVMGEIGLLLYNALFK, encoded by the coding sequence ATGCTCAATGCTCTGTCCCAACAACTCACCGAACGCCTTGAAGCGGCAAGCGAAACTTTCGGCGTTTCGATCCATCATTTCCAATCGCAAGAATCTTTCCACTACAACGCCGACGAGGTCTTTTTCGCCGCCTCGATCATTAAAGTCCCGATCATGGCCGCCGTGTTCGACCAAGCATCCAAAGGACAGCTCACCATGTCGGAAACGATGACGCTTCGCTTGGAAGACAAAGTCACAGGCTCCGGCATCCTCTACTACCTGAGCCCCGGTTTGCAGATCACAATCTGGGACCTCGTCGTCCTCATGATCATCGAGAGCGACAACACCGCTACCAATATGCTAATGGATCGCATCGGAACTCCAACCATCCAAGCCTGCATGAAAGAGTGGGGGATGGAGAACACCCGCATCTACAACAAGCTCTCCGTCGTTCCCGCCAACCTCCAACACGTCAATACGATCACCCCGCGTGAGATGACCGACTTCATGATCAAACTGGCACAGAGCGAGATCGTCTCCTGGAAAGCCTGCCGAGAAATGATCGGAATCCTCAAACAGCAAAAATTCAACGACGGCATCCCCAGCCTCCTCCCGACCCGCGATGAGCAAGTCGGAGAGATACCCACCTACGAGATGGCGCACAAAACCGGCTGGGTTTCCAAAAACGAACACGACAGCGGACTGCTTTATTTCCCAGGGCATACGTTTGCGATCTCCGTTTTCACCGGCGACGTCACCGACCATGCCGCCACCAGGCGTGTGATGGGCGAGATTGGATTGCTGCTTTACAACGCACTTTTCAAGTAA
- a CDS encoding putative motility protein produces the protein MNVSNVGQAVDMWALKQALSAGQNQAMQQISQELVNNLNQSLDPNLGQSLDISI, from the coding sequence ATGAACGTGAGCAACGTTGGACAAGCAGTTGATATGTGGGCGTTGAAACAAGCTCTCTCCGCCGGTCAGAACCAAGCGATGCAACAAATCTCGCAAGAACTCGTCAACAACTTGAATCAGTCACTCGACCCGAATCTGGGGCAAAGTCTGGACATCTCGATCTAA
- a CDS encoding pyridoxamine 5'-phosphate oxidase family protein: protein MRRKEFTISEQAEIQEFLQEVSYGHLGLIGEDGWPHIVALNFVYHEGHFYFHGSKIGEKIRLLNSDPRVTFNVTKEYSIIPSYFSDPTLACPATAFFKSVLARGHAVIVEDLEEKARAFTAFMQKLQPEGGYDPIDPANDEYRKNLNGVALIRLDVEDLTAKFKFGQNLTEPRRESLIDKLNDRNQNLDAQTIELMKKYCPAHKE from the coding sequence ATGAGACGCAAGGAATTTACGATCAGCGAGCAAGCGGAGATTCAAGAATTTTTGCAGGAAGTAAGTTACGGGCATCTCGGCCTGATCGGAGAGGATGGTTGGCCGCACATCGTGGCGTTGAACTTCGTGTATCACGAAGGGCATTTTTACTTCCACGGGAGCAAGATCGGGGAGAAGATTCGCCTCTTGAACAGCGACCCGCGTGTGACGTTCAACGTGACCAAGGAATACTCGATCATCCCGTCCTACTTCAGCGACCCGACGTTGGCGTGCCCGGCTACGGCGTTTTTCAAATCGGTGTTGGCGCGGGGACATGCAGTGATCGTGGAGGACTTGGAGGAGAAAGCCCGTGCGTTCACGGCGTTCATGCAGAAGCTGCAACCGGAGGGCGGGTACGACCCGATTGACCCCGCCAACGACGAATACCGCAAGAATTTGAACGGCGTCGCCCTGATCCGTCTCGACGTCGAGGACCTCACCGCCAAATTCAAGTTCGGGCAAAACCTCACCGAACCCCGCCGAGAAAGCCTGATCGACAAACTTAACGACCGAAATCAAAACCTCGATGCCCAAACCATCGAACTCATGAAAAAATACTGCCCGGCGCACAAGGAGTAA